The Dehalococcoidia bacterium DNA segment CCGTAACCGTTCTCAAGTAATTCGTTTAACCGCCGAACAAAACGAAACACTGGAGCACCATCAGTAACATCGTGGTCAAACAGAACGGTCATAGTCATATATTCTCGGATTGTGATCTCCTCTCCCGCAACTCCTGGTTTCCTGGCAATGGTGCCCAGAGCAAAAACCACAGGATGGATACCAATGGGAATGCCCCACCCATGGCCGCCGTATTTATCGGTGGTGCTCACAGACGTAACCACGACCGTCCCCATCATTTTCTTGGCAAAGAAGGGGTCTTTGGTCAATCTTCGCCAGACAAGTAGGTTCCTAACAAACCGTGGCATCAAAGTGAAAGCCTTTGTAAGATATGCATTTCGACGCGTCCCAAGTTGTACCTCTCCGCCCACGAGCGATTGTTTTTGAGCTGATCGTATCTCGTCACTAATTTCTTTGACCGTCTTTTTGTTCGCTCTTCTAACCACGTAGGGCATTGGTAGTGTTTCTGAAGAACTGTCACTATGACCAACAGACCTTTCCACTACAACGGAGATATCCACATCGTCAAATAGAATGAGGCGCTTGTTTCCCTTTCGCATCGCTTGGATATGTTTGTGCTCACTCACTGCCTGACCTATGCACGTCATTGCCCAGCCGCTGAAGGAGAGTCCCTCACCCGTTTTTGCTTTGAACTCACGCATATACTCGCGAGCCTTGGTTACATCAACTTCCAGAAAGAGTGGAATATGGTGCTTCTTCTTCCCCAAATCCAAAGTATCAAGTGTTGGATTGCGAAACGCAGGGAATATCCGCTCTTCATAGGTTCCGATATCATCCATCGCATCCCTCTTCGATCTCATTTGATCTACATTGCGAACAAGTATCAGGCACAATGCTCCCTGCGCATAGCGCTGACGGACTGGCCTTGTGACCTAGCTTAGTCACTCGGCCGGTAGAAGTCAAGGCTCATGCCGACACTCATGCATCAGAGGATAGCCTATCTGATCGATTTAAATCTGCCGGAGGTATG contains these protein-coding regions:
- a CDS encoding 2-oxo acid dehydrogenase subunit E2, encoding MDDIGTYEERIFPAFRNPTLDTLDLGKKKHHIPLFLEVDVTKAREYMREFKAKTGEGLSFSGWAMTCIGQAVSEHKHIQAMRKGNKRLILFDDVDISVVVERSVGHSDSSSETLPMPYVVRRANKKTVKEISDEIRSAQKQSLVGGEVQLGTRRNAYLTKAFTLMPRFVRNLLVWRRLTKDPFFAKKMMGTVVVTSVSTTDKYGGHGWGIPIGIHPVVFALGTIARKPGVAGEEITIREYMTMTVLFDHDVTDGAPVFRFVRRLNELLENGYG